A window of the Bradyrhizobium diazoefficiens genome harbors these coding sequences:
- a CDS encoding efflux RND transporter permease subunit, with product MAFTDIFIKRPVLSVVVSLLILLIGLRAAMVLPIRQYPKLSNTVINITTVYPGASADLVQGFITTPIEQVVGSAEGVDYITSSSVLGTSTIQVYIKLNVDPNQALTEVLAKVNSIKYLIPKESNDPVVTKTTGQTTAVMYLGFSSEELSGSAISDYLTRVVQPVLSTVDGVASADILGGQTFAMRLWLDPLKMAGHNVSPTDVAAAITANNFQSAAGQTKGYLIVSNITTNTGLTDVNQFKKLIVKAKDGGFVRMEDIASVELAAQTTDASVAFNGEHAIFIGMNATPQGNPLTLVKGVRALFPELERNLPPSIKMKVAYDSTKFIQSSIDEVEKTLGEAVVIVVVVIFLFLGSFRSVIIPVVTIPLSMIGVCTLMLALGFSFNLLTLLAMVLAIGLVVDDAIVVVENIHRHLEEGKTPVQASLQGAREIVGPVVSMTITLAAVYAPIGFLGGLTGSLFREFAFTLAGSVVVSGVIALTLSPMMCSVLFKNSVESRFAMLVNKVFGALTRWYGRKLDRSLDYKAVTGLFAMTILGLVGFLYLHTSSELAPEEDQGIVFAVTKAPKYANNDYLDFYGDKLDKKFQSFPETDLRFVLNGINGPQNGIAGMLLKPWDERKRSSIALKPLVQAELSKIEGVQAFAFNLPPLPGGPGGLPVQMVINSTAGFQAVYEQMEKLKDAARKSGMFIVSDSDLAFNQPTVKVNVDRAKAQDLGINMQNIGSALALLGGGNYINRFNLEGRSYQVIPQVPRAKRLSPESLGNYYVATSTGQQVPLSTVVSIETTTAPNSLTHYNQLNSATFSAVPMPGVTVGQAVEFLEGEAKKLPQGFSHDYLADSRQYVQEGNQLAITFAFALIIIFLVLAAQFESLRDPLVIMISVPMAIVGALIPLFFGAATMNIYTQVGLLTLVGLITKHGILMVEFANELQLNERLDRRSAIEMSARIRLRPILMTTAAMITGLIPLLTASGAGAASRFSIGLVVVAGMSIGTLFTLFVLPAVYVVLATDHRAKTGSVRNKQIEELGLGSKALRPT from the coding sequence ATGGCCTTTACCGACATTTTCATCAAGCGCCCGGTCCTGTCGGTCGTCGTCAGTCTGCTGATCCTGCTGATCGGCCTCCGCGCGGCGATGGTACTGCCGATACGGCAATATCCGAAGCTGTCGAACACGGTCATCAACATCACGACCGTCTATCCCGGCGCGTCCGCGGACTTGGTCCAGGGCTTCATCACTACGCCTATCGAGCAGGTGGTCGGTTCCGCCGAGGGCGTCGACTACATCACCTCGTCCTCGGTGCTCGGCACCTCGACGATCCAGGTCTACATCAAGCTGAACGTCGACCCGAACCAGGCACTCACCGAGGTGCTCGCCAAGGTGAATTCGATCAAATATCTGATCCCGAAGGAATCCAACGATCCGGTCGTCACTAAGACCACCGGCCAGACGACAGCGGTGATGTATCTCGGCTTCTCCTCGGAGGAGCTGTCCGGCTCGGCGATCTCCGACTACCTAACGCGCGTCGTACAGCCGGTGCTGTCGACCGTCGATGGCGTAGCGTCCGCCGATATACTGGGTGGCCAGACGTTTGCGATGCGGTTGTGGCTTGACCCGTTGAAGATGGCCGGCCACAACGTGTCGCCGACTGATGTCGCGGCCGCGATCACCGCCAACAACTTCCAGTCGGCGGCCGGCCAGACCAAGGGCTACCTTATCGTCTCGAACATCACGACGAACACGGGCCTGACCGACGTCAACCAGTTCAAGAAGTTGATCGTCAAAGCCAAGGATGGCGGGTTCGTCCGGATGGAGGACATCGCCTCCGTCGAGCTTGCCGCGCAGACCACCGATGCGAGCGTGGCCTTTAACGGCGAGCACGCGATCTTCATCGGCATGAACGCAACGCCGCAGGGCAACCCGCTGACGCTGGTGAAGGGCGTGCGCGCGCTGTTTCCCGAGCTGGAGCGCAACCTGCCGCCGTCGATAAAGATGAAGGTCGCCTATGATTCGACCAAGTTCATCCAATCCTCGATCGACGAGGTCGAGAAGACGCTGGGCGAGGCCGTGGTTATCGTTGTTGTCGTGATCTTCCTGTTCCTGGGCTCGTTCCGCTCGGTGATCATTCCGGTCGTCACTATCCCGCTGTCGATGATTGGTGTCTGCACGCTGATGCTGGCGCTGGGCTTCAGCTTCAACCTGCTGACGCTGCTGGCCATGGTGCTCGCGATCGGCCTCGTGGTCGACGACGCCATCGTGGTGGTGGAGAACATCCACCGCCATCTCGAGGAGGGCAAGACACCGGTGCAGGCCTCGCTGCAAGGCGCGCGCGAAATTGTCGGTCCGGTCGTCTCGATGACCATCACGCTCGCCGCCGTGTACGCCCCGATCGGCTTCCTCGGCGGATTGACGGGCTCGCTGTTCCGTGAATTCGCCTTCACGCTCGCGGGCTCGGTGGTCGTGTCCGGGGTGATCGCGCTGACGCTGTCGCCCATGATGTGCTCAGTGCTCTTCAAGAACAGCGTAGAGAGCCGCTTCGCCATGCTCGTGAACAAGGTGTTTGGTGCCTTGACGCGCTGGTACGGCCGCAAGCTCGACCGCTCGCTGGACTACAAGGCGGTAACGGGCCTATTCGCGATGACGATCCTCGGCCTCGTTGGGTTCCTTTACTTGCACACCTCGAGTGAGCTCGCGCCCGAGGAAGACCAAGGCATCGTGTTCGCGGTGACCAAGGCACCGAAATACGCCAACAACGACTATCTCGATTTCTATGGCGACAAGCTCGACAAGAAATTTCAAAGCTTCCCCGAGACCGATCTGCGCTTCGTGCTGAATGGTATCAACGGCCCTCAGAACGGTATCGCCGGCATGCTGCTGAAGCCGTGGGATGAACGCAAGCGTTCCTCGATCGCGCTGAAGCCGCTGGTCCAGGCAGAACTGTCCAAGATCGAAGGCGTGCAGGCCTTCGCCTTCAATTTGCCGCCGCTGCCGGGCGGCCCGGGCGGCCTGCCGGTGCAGATGGTGATCAACTCGACCGCGGGATTCCAGGCCGTCTACGAGCAGATGGAGAAGTTAAAGGACGCCGCGCGCAAGAGTGGTATGTTCATCGTCTCCGACAGCGATCTCGCCTTCAATCAGCCGACCGTGAAGGTGAACGTCGACCGCGCCAAGGCGCAGGATCTTGGCATCAACATGCAGAACATCGGCAGCGCGCTCGCGCTCCTGGGCGGCGGCAACTACATCAATCGCTTCAACCTGGAGGGCCGTTCCTATCAGGTGATCCCGCAGGTGCCGCGCGCCAAGCGGCTCTCGCCGGAATCGCTCGGCAATTACTACGTAGCGACCAGCACCGGCCAGCAAGTGCCGCTATCGACGGTGGTGTCAATCGAAACTACGACCGCGCCGAATTCGCTGACCCACTACAACCAACTCAACTCGGCGACCTTCTCGGCGGTGCCGATGCCCGGCGTGACCGTCGGCCAGGCCGTCGAGTTCCTTGAAGGCGAGGCCAAGAAGCTGCCGCAGGGCTTCAGCCACGACTACCTTGCCGACAGCCGGCAGTACGTCCAGGAAGGCAATCAGCTCGCAATCACCTTCGCCTTCGCGCTGATCATCATCTTCCTGGTGCTGGCGGCGCAGTTCGAGAGCTTGCGCGACCCGTTGGTCATCATGATCTCGGTTCCGATGGCGATCGTCGGCGCGCTGATCCCGCTGTTCTTCGGCGCAGCCACCATGAACATCTACACCCAGGTCGGCTTGCTGACGCTGGTCGGCCTGATCACCAAGCACGGCATCCTGATGGTGGAGTTCGCCAACGAACTCCAGCTCAACGAGCGGCTGGACCGCCGCTCGGCCATCGAGATGTCCGCGCGCATCCGCCTGCGGCCGATCCTGATGACGACGGCCGCGATGATCACCGGCCTGATTCCGCTCCTGACCGCGAGTGGCGCGGGCGCCGCCAGCCGCTTCTCGATCGGTCTCGTGGTCGTCGCCGGCATGTCGATCGGCACACTGTTCACGCTGTTCGTGCTGCCGGCGGTCTATGTGGTGCTAGCGACCGACCACCGTGCAAAGACCGGGTCCGTGCGGAACAAGCAGATCGAGGAGCTGGGTCTCGGCTCCAAGGCGCTGCGGCCGACCTGA
- the speD gene encoding adenosylmethionine decarboxylase: MIIDNEQEVPPAQATGATHMLIELWGAKNLDDPDLAEDAIRKAIHAASATLLHLHVHKFCPGDGVSAIALLAESHMTLHTWPERSYAAVDVFVCGDSNPANAVPVLVEAFQPERSDVRSFRRGVSIKPTG, from the coding sequence ATGATTATTGATAACGAACAAGAAGTACCACCGGCTCAGGCCACCGGTGCGACGCATATGCTCATCGAGCTATGGGGAGCGAAAAACCTCGATGATCCGGACCTTGCGGAAGACGCAATCCGAAAAGCCATCCATGCAGCGAGTGCGACGTTACTCCACCTTCATGTGCATAAATTTTGTCCAGGCGACGGCGTGTCGGCAATAGCCTTGCTGGCTGAATCGCACATGACCTTACATACTTGGCCTGAGAGGTCCTACGCGGCCGTTGATGTTTTCGTATGTGGTGACAGCAATCCTGCGAATGCCGTGCCAGTTCTAGTTGAGGCTTTTCAGCCCGAACGGTCGGACGTTCGCAGCTTCCGGAGAGGTGTGTCAATCAAGCCAACCGGTTGA
- a CDS encoding non-ribosomal peptide synthetase has product MHALNQDHRCSDSRAPEGDEWGTHLPSRDLPDKNPYVERQPIEANTAIDRIARSDPERIALRSGADELTYEALRLRSDALASRLREHGARGAVVGYWGERGLDWATAVVAILKAGSTYLPLDPSLPASRTSFIIEQSRCALIIGPDQQHWLSLFQTSSKGTIQFMPIQAELRERQPSAFQPSSCADGHAYILFTSGSTGQPKGAMIARAALNNHLAAKIDALTLTRTDCIAETASHCFDISLWQLLAGLCIGANIAIIDDATLKSPVSLLKAFQGYGVTVAQFVPSMLAAFVEYLQRLAPAERTLDSLRIISTVGEPLTPGLARAWLALYPTVPILNHYGPTECADGVTHNLVSVPPAVADIYVPIGKPIANLEVYIADGSRLCDTGEIGEICVSGVGVATGYVNDHVRTKDAFGPNPFSNDPSFRRLYRTGDLGRVRSDGLLECLGRRDRQVKIRGHRIELGEIEARLSAHHLVGRAVAVASVCAGVKLTARDITGAEGETGSRRIVAYVSAPAEVTECELLEFLAEALPTYMLPERIIHVDGIPRTRNGKVDFGALPDPTSVRPPMPTSFEGPRTEVEAKLCQIWSGILGIENIGVNDQFISLGGDSLRAMLILGQLQTDLGVRADFRLVLNGTIRSLAASISTRSESKPCMGPAHGKLMRSPLTRVQEHLWFLSQLDPSAKNYIIQGGLRIRGIIDLAGFNRAWTDVVRFHQALSARFIDEDGPVQLFDAPQCAHLELADASHLSAQEAEELIAELRRTELNGSFDLSQGNLFRGRMIRFGPDHHLILITAHEIIIDAWSISVLLRDLRQRYLHAAASLPKNRASLSTYAIWEKQHATPEALASQRSYWRRQIGDDPPVLSLGTGQARPRAKSHRGASHAVLLGSELSNQVREFARRHRCTTSTTLLACFKLLLRMYSGQDDVIVGIPHVVRDQPGSADIVGFFLNMLPIRSAIDVGQSFAVHALRVQGLVSDAIANSAYPFGWMVRDSRLYREAERSPIFQVMFNMYSEAAEPPDQHEFNLTFREYDTGYVKFDLTLYAQDQGDEMALQLAYAQDIFSSDLIGRMADNLRCLIAACVDNPLAPVKDLSCLSAADVVMLDSLDGSAQSYSTECPLVEAFEQISASHCTQVAYFGDFGEITFGDLRERVTAIRSLLEASDVGAGDRVAMLVDRSPDVAAVILAARALQSIVVPISPDYPRDRIDHILRDSQAKLLVHANTTDLGVDLPSICLLTLQGRGALAHECICSGGPSDQRIASLIYTSSSTGKAKGVLIPESSVLNRLNWMWRSAPFGNTDVMVVQKSASLVASAWEYFGGLLRGVSTLILTQEQLLDPDLLLSTLAGRRATHLFASPPLLTGLIASQERQPRSTSLRFVTSSAEPMPSSLPVRWRASFPDVPLWNFYGTTECASNAAVYKTSDADDGASLVPVGRPIDNVKLYVLDGSLKRVPVGAAGELCIAGRCVSAGYWRDQERTTRCFVPNPYGDGQYSVLYRSGDIARISTSGLLEICGRSDNQIKVRGYRIELEEVEKALESHPAIAKAAVVPEAMDGHCRLIANVIPARDSLISEDIVVHLRHTLPSYMIPAAFRLIDSIPLTTSGKIDRAGLMSVPYREVGPAPSAEPRTGKERVLAGIWQDLLGVKRVGIDQVFFDIGGDSLLSVRCVTLARKAGLNLTVDQLYRTPTIRELAADGATVTPHTVPSADGSLPVIPAIASWKALVGFDEHYNIGDLFFLPGGILDIRLLERALAHVMDRHEGLRLRIARTDDGLRLTIAASMAERLVEEINLVGMTSLRQRKAIESISARRQHMFVFDGQTPLVNVTVFRTSESGDYYLLVLMHHFVADGIGYRLFLEALDAAYDGFGSGHAISSPENMQMLSRWLRRLEHYANSEAPAELEYWEGIDYDQFNLDVSDTSSGGASFSDVTARELHYARLEGRKEDANCRSLGEDHAKHHLEIGNEATADLLKIATRSAHCKDIDVFLAAISGACGRVYGNYSLWIDSLTSTRGQLFADIDPSQIIGHISELVPLSLSLSGTESRPDRARSINRQRNVLPRRGIGFRALKFLNRDPAVRSRIDRLPLPKIGLNYRAGLQRHFPRRLLAQEPSPIWIGEDMDEAAASHLFWFDVGYQAGRLQIETRYDPTEIGYEATRNLCNVLQQELLLTISEFGRAGDTVIRE; this is encoded by the coding sequence ATGCATGCCCTCAATCAGGATCATCGGTGTTCTGATTCAAGGGCCCCTGAAGGCGATGAATGGGGGACGCATTTGCCTAGCCGAGATCTACCCGACAAAAACCCGTACGTGGAACGTCAACCGATCGAGGCGAACACGGCGATCGATCGCATTGCAAGATCCGATCCGGAGAGAATTGCGCTGAGGAGCGGCGCCGACGAACTCACTTACGAGGCGCTGCGACTAAGATCGGATGCCCTCGCAAGCAGGCTACGAGAGCATGGCGCTCGGGGCGCGGTCGTCGGATATTGGGGTGAGCGTGGCCTCGACTGGGCGACGGCGGTCGTCGCAATTTTGAAGGCCGGATCAACGTACCTACCGCTGGATCCATCGTTACCGGCTTCACGTACATCGTTCATAATTGAGCAGAGTCGCTGTGCTTTGATTATTGGTCCCGACCAGCAGCATTGGCTCAGCCTGTTCCAGACGAGCAGCAAAGGCACCATCCAATTCATGCCGATACAGGCGGAGCTGCGTGAGCGCCAGCCTTCGGCCTTCCAGCCATCATCGTGCGCGGATGGACACGCCTACATTCTGTTTACCTCTGGTTCGACGGGCCAGCCTAAGGGCGCAATGATTGCGCGTGCAGCCCTCAACAATCATTTGGCGGCAAAAATTGATGCCCTGACCCTCACTCGAACGGATTGCATTGCCGAGACCGCATCGCATTGTTTTGACATCTCGCTGTGGCAGCTTCTGGCAGGGCTTTGCATCGGAGCCAATATCGCGATCATTGATGATGCGACACTGAAATCACCAGTATCTCTTCTCAAAGCATTTCAAGGGTACGGCGTGACGGTTGCTCAATTCGTCCCGTCAATGCTTGCAGCATTTGTTGAATATCTGCAGCGCCTTGCGCCGGCTGAGCGAACTCTGGACAGTTTGCGGATTATTTCCACGGTTGGAGAACCCCTAACGCCCGGGCTGGCGCGCGCATGGCTTGCCTTATATCCAACGGTCCCCATTCTAAACCACTACGGGCCTACCGAATGCGCCGACGGTGTTACCCACAATCTGGTTTCCGTACCGCCCGCGGTGGCTGACATTTATGTGCCGATCGGCAAGCCGATTGCGAATCTTGAGGTCTACATCGCCGATGGATCTCGTCTATGCGACACGGGAGAGATCGGCGAAATCTGCGTTAGCGGCGTTGGTGTGGCTACTGGCTACGTCAATGACCACGTCCGCACCAAGGATGCCTTTGGGCCAAACCCGTTCTCGAACGATCCGTCGTTCCGGCGCCTGTACAGGACAGGTGATCTTGGACGCGTTCGTTCCGATGGCCTTTTGGAATGTCTTGGTCGACGGGACCGTCAGGTCAAAATCCGCGGGCACAGAATTGAACTCGGAGAAATCGAGGCGCGTCTCTCCGCTCATCACTTGGTAGGTCGCGCTGTCGCGGTGGCGTCCGTCTGCGCAGGCGTAAAGCTTACGGCGCGAGACATAACCGGCGCCGAGGGGGAAACTGGATCGAGACGAATCGTCGCGTATGTGTCAGCTCCGGCTGAAGTGACGGAATGCGAGCTCTTGGAATTTCTTGCCGAAGCGCTTCCTACCTACATGCTCCCAGAAAGGATCATCCACGTCGACGGTATTCCACGGACCAGAAACGGAAAGGTCGACTTTGGAGCATTGCCGGACCCGACCAGTGTTCGTCCTCCAATGCCGACGTCATTCGAGGGGCCGCGAACAGAGGTTGAAGCCAAGCTGTGTCAAATCTGGTCAGGCATTCTGGGCATTGAGAACATTGGCGTGAATGATCAGTTCATAAGCCTCGGCGGAGACTCGCTCCGAGCGATGCTCATATTGGGCCAATTGCAGACCGATCTCGGAGTAAGAGCGGATTTCAGGCTCGTCCTGAATGGAACGATACGATCCCTTGCGGCTTCGATCTCGACCCGAAGCGAGTCCAAACCGTGCATGGGCCCCGCGCACGGAAAGCTTATGCGATCGCCTCTGACGCGAGTTCAGGAACACCTATGGTTTCTCTCCCAGCTCGATCCGTCTGCCAAGAACTACATCATTCAAGGCGGCCTGCGAATAAGAGGCATCATCGATCTGGCCGGGTTCAATCGCGCCTGGACCGATGTCGTTCGCTTCCATCAGGCCCTTTCTGCGCGTTTTATCGACGAGGATGGTCCGGTCCAGCTCTTTGATGCTCCGCAATGTGCACATCTTGAATTGGCTGATGCATCTCATCTGTCGGCGCAGGAAGCTGAGGAGCTGATCGCAGAGTTGCGGCGAACAGAGCTGAACGGCAGCTTTGATCTCAGCCAGGGCAATCTGTTTCGCGGGCGCATGATCCGTTTTGGCCCCGACCACCATCTGATACTGATCACCGCTCACGAAATTATTATCGATGCCTGGTCGATCTCTGTTCTGCTCAGAGACCTTCGACAAAGGTACCTACATGCTGCGGCGTCTTTGCCAAAGAACCGCGCCTCCCTTTCGACCTACGCGATCTGGGAAAAACAGCACGCGACCCCAGAGGCGCTGGCAAGCCAGCGCAGCTATTGGCGCCGTCAGATTGGTGATGATCCGCCGGTGCTTTCGCTTGGAACGGGACAAGCGCGGCCGCGGGCAAAGTCTCACCGGGGCGCGTCGCATGCGGTGCTGCTCGGCAGCGAGCTCTCCAATCAGGTACGGGAGTTTGCGCGCCGACATAGATGCACCACGTCGACAACGCTCCTCGCGTGCTTCAAGCTGTTGCTACGGATGTACAGCGGTCAGGATGATGTTATCGTCGGCATACCGCACGTCGTACGGGATCAGCCCGGCAGTGCCGACATTGTCGGCTTTTTCCTGAATATGCTGCCGATCCGTTCCGCGATCGATGTTGGTCAGTCCTTTGCGGTTCATGCCTTGCGCGTCCAGGGCCTGGTCAGCGATGCCATCGCAAATTCGGCATATCCGTTCGGCTGGATGGTAAGGGATAGCCGGCTATATCGCGAAGCGGAACGATCGCCGATCTTCCAGGTCATGTTCAACATGTACTCCGAGGCCGCGGAGCCACCGGATCAGCATGAGTTCAATCTGACTTTCCGCGAATACGACACCGGCTATGTAAAATTCGATCTGACCTTGTACGCACAAGATCAGGGCGATGAAATGGCCCTCCAGCTAGCATATGCCCAAGACATATTTTCCAGCGATCTCATCGGCCGTATGGCTGATAATCTGCGCTGTCTGATTGCAGCCTGCGTTGATAATCCGCTTGCGCCCGTTAAGGATCTGAGCTGCCTCAGCGCGGCCGATGTCGTTATGCTGGACTCGCTGGATGGCTCGGCGCAGTCATACTCGACTGAATGTCCACTTGTCGAAGCGTTCGAGCAAATCAGCGCCTCTCATTGCACCCAGGTGGCATATTTTGGTGATTTCGGTGAGATCACATTCGGCGATCTGCGTGAGCGCGTAACGGCGATCAGGTCATTACTGGAAGCGTCTGACGTTGGGGCTGGCGACAGGGTCGCCATGCTGGTCGACCGGTCGCCTGATGTGGCCGCTGTTATTCTTGCGGCACGCGCCTTGCAGTCAATCGTTGTCCCCATATCACCGGATTATCCGCGTGATCGGATCGACCATATCCTGCGAGATAGTCAGGCAAAGCTTTTGGTACACGCAAATACCACTGACCTTGGTGTTGACCTGCCGTCGATTTGTCTGTTGACCCTTCAAGGACGCGGTGCGCTCGCGCACGAGTGTATATGCAGCGGCGGACCATCAGATCAGAGAATTGCGAGCCTGATATACACGTCGTCCTCGACCGGGAAGGCGAAGGGGGTTCTCATCCCGGAATCGTCAGTTCTTAATCGACTGAACTGGATGTGGCGAAGCGCTCCCTTCGGCAATACTGACGTAATGGTTGTCCAGAAGTCCGCATCACTTGTTGCGTCCGCTTGGGAATACTTCGGGGGGCTTCTGAGAGGCGTATCCACGCTAATCCTGACCCAGGAGCAGTTGCTGGATCCAGATCTGTTGTTGAGCACATTGGCGGGACGTCGCGCGACACACTTATTTGCCTCGCCGCCACTCCTGACCGGCCTCATTGCTTCCCAAGAACGGCAGCCAAGATCCACTTCCTTGCGGTTCGTCACAAGCAGCGCTGAACCGATGCCGTCTTCGCTGCCCGTTCGCTGGCGTGCGTCTTTCCCGGACGTGCCGTTGTGGAACTTCTATGGCACTACGGAATGTGCATCCAACGCCGCAGTCTACAAAACGTCGGATGCCGACGACGGCGCGTCGCTCGTCCCCGTTGGGCGCCCAATCGATAACGTCAAGCTCTACGTGCTCGATGGCAGCTTGAAGAGAGTCCCTGTCGGAGCCGCCGGTGAACTCTGCATCGCGGGACGCTGCGTAAGCGCTGGGTACTGGCGGGATCAGGAGCGGACAACCCGTTGTTTCGTGCCGAATCCTTATGGTGATGGACAATACAGCGTCCTCTATCGAAGTGGCGATATCGCGCGCATCTCAACCAGCGGCCTTCTCGAAATTTGCGGCCGGTCGGACAACCAGATCAAGGTACGGGGCTATCGCATTGAGCTGGAGGAGGTCGAAAAGGCTCTTGAGTCTCATCCGGCAATCGCAAAGGCCGCGGTCGTCCCAGAAGCCATGGACGGCCATTGTCGCTTGATCGCCAACGTGATTCCCGCGCGCGACTCTCTAATCTCTGAAGATATTGTCGTCCACCTGCGCCACACATTGCCGTCCTACATGATTCCCGCAGCCTTTCGTTTGATTGACAGTATCCCCCTCACGACGAGCGGGAAGATAGACCGTGCGGGCCTGATGTCGGTTCCTTACCGAGAAGTCGGGCCTGCTCCATCTGCCGAGCCCCGCACGGGGAAGGAGCGTGTTCTTGCTGGGATCTGGCAGGATCTACTGGGCGTCAAGCGGGTCGGAATTGATCAGGTCTTCTTTGATATCGGCGGAGATTCTCTCCTGAGCGTGCGCTGCGTGACGCTGGCGCGCAAAGCCGGGCTGAATCTTACTGTTGACCAACTCTATCGAACCCCGACCATTAGGGAATTGGCGGCAGATGGAGCGACGGTTACACCCCATACCGTCCCTTCCGCGGATGGCTCGTTGCCAGTTATCCCCGCGATCGCATCTTGGAAGGCTCTTGTCGGCTTCGATGAGCATTACAACATAGGCGATCTGTTCTTCCTGCCCGGCGGGATCCTGGACATCCGGCTGCTGGAGCGCGCCCTTGCCCATGTCATGGATAGGCACGAAGGCCTCAGGCTCCGTATCGCGCGAACCGACGATGGTCTACGTCTGACGATCGCAGCTTCCATGGCCGAGCGCCTCGTGGAGGAGATCAATCTTGTCGGAATGACCAGCCTGCGGCAGCGTAAGGCAATCGAGAGCATCTCAGCAAGACGTCAACATATGTTCGTTTTTGACGGCCAGACGCCTCTTGTTAACGTCACGGTGTTCCGCACATCGGAAAGCGGCGATTACTATCTGCTGGTCCTGATGCATCATTTCGTAGCAGACGGGATAGGCTATCGCCTGTTCCTGGAAGCATTGGATGCGGCATACGACGGCTTTGGCTCAGGCCACGCCATAAGCAGTCCCGAGAACATGCAAATGCTCTCTCGATGGCTGAGACGCCTTGAGCACTACGCGAACAGCGAAGCGCCAGCCGAACTCGAATACTGGGAGGGGATCGACTACGATCAATTCAATTTGGACGTCAGCGACACCTCATCCGGCGGCGCGAGCTTTTCGGACGTGACCGCTAGAGAGCTGCATTATGCACGCCTTGAAGGCCGCAAGGAGGACGCAAATTGCCGATCCCTTGGGGAAGATCACGCCAAGCATCATCTGGAGATTGGCAACGAAGCGACAGCTGATCTCCTCAAGATTGCAACCAGATCGGCGCATTGTAAGGACATTGACGTATTTCTTGCCGCCATATCGGGCGCCTGTGGACGTGTTTACGGCAACTATTCGCTCTGGATTGATAGCCTTACTTCGACCCGAGGTCAGCTGTTTGCAGATATTGATCCATCGCAGATCATTGGCCATATCAGCGAACTGGTTCCGCTTTCCTTGAGTCTTTCCGGAACGGAGTCCCGTCCCGATCGTGCTCGTTCAATAAACCGCCAGCGCAATGTCCTGCCACGCAGGGGAATAGGGTTTCGGGCCTTGAAATTCCTAAACCGAGATCCGGCCGTGCGGAGCCGGATCGATCGTCTGCCCTTACCCAAAATTGGACTGAATTATCGAGCGGGTTTGCAGCGCCATTTTCCGCGCCGCCTCCTAGCCCAGGAACCGTCTCCAATCTGGATCGGCGAAGACATGGATGAAGCAGCCGCGAGTCACCTCTTCTGGTTTGATGTCGGATATCAAGCCGGCCGTCTACAGATTGAAACTAGATATGATCCAACTGAGATCGGTTATGAGGCGACCCGGAATCTTTGCAACGTGTTGCAACAGGAGCTGTTGCTGACGATCAGCGAATTCGGAAGAGCCGGCGACACTGTCATCCGTGAATGA